Genomic segment of Rhinoraja longicauda isolate Sanriku21f chromosome 4, sRhiLon1.1, whole genome shotgun sequence:
CTAGCTCCAAGTCCAGCGTCTCCCTGCTGTTATTTTTTTTCACTATTTGGAAAATATTCTGATTTTGATAAGATCCAGAGTAGATTGCTTAATATTTTTCTTCATTGAAGTTCGTCTGCCACCATTTTGGCCCCTCTCTTAATTTGATAATGTATTTCTGCAATCTTCTGCATTTATAAACATAAGTTTTCTATATCACCTAGCGGTTTAATCAGCGACATTTTTAATACTTTGCATCTCAATCCTTTATCATAGCCatttgtttccacctatatcccaaaGATGAGTGGGTCAGTTGAttatttggccactgtaaatttttCTGAGTGTGATGGTGAATTGCAAAATTTAGAGCGATTGATGGGAATGTAGGAGAATTAAATTGAATTCATGCAGGAGTAGTATAAATGGATGCTTCATGGTCAACATGGATTCTTTGGTCTTGTGATCAAGCTTTGAGACTGTATTTATAAATGAAATTGCATATTAAACGGTGAAAGAAAGCCACAATGCAGTGAGATGCATGCCACAGAGGCATTGAATCTCTTTTATAATGGGCTGCGTATCCTAATGGAATCTGGTAGTATGGGGATTGAGCTATTGGAAGTGTTTTCTTGCTCAGTTGTGTGATGTGTATATTGTGAACATACGATGGCTCTGTAATGGAATGCCTAACCTTCATCTGTACAGTGCTTTGTTTGAAGTAATAAAGTTTAATTTCTGCAAAGAATTGATCTGCAAATGTTTATCTGTTCTGTTAAGACTTACATCTGATattttctctgcactttcttTAAACCTTCAGGTTAGGTATTGGTTGAATTAATGATGCTGCAAGGTGACTGAAAGCCCTGCCATTCTTTAACTCTGTCCCAAATCTGTCTGATCTTGGCTAGCAAATACTGGTAAGGTTACAATGGACTGTTAACACCAGCAATAGATATaggtgtgcacaaacacacacattctAACAACCAATATGTAGTTAAATACAGACAACATATACATGTTAAACATTGCGACCACAGATTTTTAAGATAATCTGAGAGTTTAATGGTCATCATTACAAATATTAGCATTTTATTTAATTGGAGTCCTACAACGCAGAACAGACCCTTctgcacaactcatccatgccaaccaaaaagtcccatctgcctgcatttgacccacgtccctctaaaccttttctgttcATGTCCAAATAGCTTTTAACTGTTGTCATTTAACCTATCTCAACTACTTTTACTGGTATCttgttcatatacccaccactctctgtgtggaaaaagttgcctctcagtttcctattaaacctttccttcTCGCCTTGAACCTATGGCCTCTCGTTCTTGATCCCCCTATACTGGGAAAAAGTTTTACGTTCACTCTATATATTTCCCTCATgttcttgtacacctctgtaagatcacccctcgaccTCGTGCTCCATGAACTAAAGTtgaagcctgctcaacctctccctattgcccaGGCCTTtaaatcctggcaatatcctcataaatcttttctgccctctttccagcttaatggcttcTTTCCCATAGGAGGTGACCaagactgaacataatactccatatGTGACCTCACAAAATCAATAACCACCGTAATATAATGTGCCAATTTTATACTccgttccctgactgatgaaggccagtgtgctagaagccaccttcaccactctgtctacctgCGATATGACTTTAGGGAACTTTGTACTTGAAAAGCAGTGGGATTTAGgagtacaacactccccagcgcccTCCTGTTCActgaaggttctgccctggtttgacttcccaaaatgcaacacctcgcaaatctgaattaaacttcatttgccattcctttgcccacttgccagctgatcaagatcgtgCTTAAGTTCTTGATAACTGTCTTCACTGTCTAAGGTATcacctattttagtatcatctgcaaattcacatatcatgccttgtacattctcttccaaatcgttGGTATAGATGACTAacagcagtgggcccagcactgatcactGAGGTACATCattagccacagccctccagtcTGAAATTCACCTGTCACTACTCAATGCTTCTTACCTTGAAGGCAATTCTGTATCTCTTCTTGGATCCCACGTGATCTGACTTTCTAGCGCAGCCTACTATgcaaaacctttttttaaaaataagaccTTGCTAAACTCCACATAGGCTATGACTACAACCCTGCCCTCATCTGACGCCTTGGTTACTTCTCCAAAAACTCAATCAATTTCTTGTGACATGATCTCCCTTGCCCAAATCCATGCAGACCATCCCTGATCAACCCCTGTATGTCCAAAAGCATTTGCATCTTACCCTCAAAATCCACTCCAGTAGTTTTCCTACCAGAGATATTAGActtactggcctatagttcccaggttttgcTTTGCAGGccatcttaaatagaggcaccaaGAATAATTTGAGTTCTCCAATTGAGATGAGATCCAAGGCCAGATTACCACTCCCGCTATGCTGTAATTAATGTCCACAAATTCCTCTGTTAATGTATTGTCATATAGAGATAATTTCACAAATATTATTTGAAGAAAGCTACATGTAACAAATATTTAATATCAGTTTAACAATGTCAGTTTGCAGCACCTTTGAGTCCTGccattttatattggaaaaccaGAATATTGGGTTCCTTTAGATTCAGAAATTATTTTTAGTATGAGACATAACTGCACATCATCCTTGTTGTCAGAACAATAATAGCCCAACTCTGACTATTTTCCCACCACTTTTAGTGCCACCCTCCTCAGACACATACATTTGTTTGTGGGGAGAGCAGTATTAATCTCGCCTTGTTCCCACCTTCATTCTATTTAAACAGACATTTAAAGGAGGTACCACGTGGGAAGGTGTAATAAGAGTGTGGAGgccagtgttgtagagcagaaaggAAGGATGTCAGAGCCTGAAAGATACTGAAGAGAAGGGAGGGGTAAAGGAATGAGTTTGAGTGGTGGAAAGGACCTGACACCCAGGATATGCCAATGTTTTCACAGAGTTGAAAATGAGTGCAGCTGGTTCTGAGGATTCCATGTATGCaatatgaggagagattaagtaGGCTAACCTTTTAATCCctgaggtttagaagaatgaaagcagATTTTATTGTGACATACAAATATCTTGTGGGGTTTgctcatcagtcggaagaagtatcctgacccaaaatgctttcaagagagagttagatagagctcttaaagatagcggagtcaagggatatggggagaaggcaggaacggggcactgattgtggatgatcagccatgatcacggtgaatggtggtgctggctcgaagggccgaatgtcctactcctgcacctattatctattgtctaaaatgctatctatctatgttctccggaatgctgcctgacctgctgagttactccagtgttcttCCTGAAGGATTGAATGGGCAACTCCTGCTCCTTGTTCTTGTGTTCTAAGGATTGTTAACTTCCAGTCAGTGTTCAGATGTGTAAGTCAGTTCTGCTGAGTGTATGCAGAATATTCAAGATGAGAATGACtttattcataagatcatagatcataagtgataggagcagaagtaggctattcggcccatcaagtctacgccgccatccaatcatggctgatctatctctccctcctaatctcattctcctgctttctccccataacctgtgacaccgtactaatcaagaacctatctatctctatcttgaATATTGGCACTGCTCAATTATGTCATCCACTCCTGAAAAGGGTGCCAATAGTGAACTAATAGTGAACATGTCAATGTGCAAACATACCCCTAAGCCTAAAAAAAGGTGCAATAAATAATTAAGCAAAAGGTGTTAATTGGCTAATGCAGAGAAGGCACAATTTTATTATTTATCATAGCCTTGCAATATGTATGGTTATATTTTGTAAGTAAGGGGCCAGTGAAATGTTAGAATATCTCTTCAAAGTTTTAATGTGTTTACTATCTAAGCCAGTCTTGGTTTATGCTGAATGCCTGCTGCTTCTTTATACCATGTAACAATATTGAACACCATTTTGAAGATTTGTTTTATCTTCCACTTCTCAGGTTTTTTCAAATGGACGCTCAAGTGTGTAAAGTGCTGCACCAAATTAGATTGTTTTAGGCCAAAATATCAATAGCTTCCCAAGACTGAAGAGCTTCACAAGGTAAATTTTCACTTGTACAAAAATGCCGACGTTAGATACAACACAGATGGGAGATGTGAAGATTATATATTGGAATACAATTTAGTGGTCCCACCCTTTCCCCCACTGTCTTGTTTTTTGGTTATGGTTCTTGGGCTTCAATCGGTAGCCAATTCCAAAATCAAGGGCAGCCTGGAGAACTAGTGTCAAATTTCTTACAATATACACTGTGATGGTCTCTTCAGAGTTTGCAAGAGCAGTTGGGATGTAGTGGTGCTCTAGTATTTTTACTCAAACTTAGTAGTATTTGTCCCTGAGATATAAAATGCATTATAAAATAAGCCCATTGTAACCAATCAACAGTGACTACAATACACCTCTCCTCTATTCTGCTCTTTCAATCTGTTAGGACAGATTTTAAGTTCCAGATTTTAAAAATGTGTCTTTTCCTTTCCACGGGATATTTTCTTGCCAATAAATTGTAAAGAATTGTTGATTTTGTGGATGGGTTTTTGGCAAATTTGGCGATTGAAGCACTATTCCACTGCGGCTGGCACTTCTATTTCAACAAAGGTCCTTGTTTAGCATTTTGGAGCAAAGAATGGTAATTCCAAGcatttttaaatgttgaaatgCCAGACATAGTAGCAGTCCAAAAAGACTAGATTTCCatgcataatttaaaaaaatagtggTTGAGATAATTGATTGAAATATAAAGCATGGAAATAAGTCCttatgcccactgagtccacactgatcattgatcaccctttacaccagttctctgttatcccattttctcatccattttcTGCACATTGGGAGTAattcagaggccagttaacctacaaacctgcacacatttgggatgtgggaggaaacccatatagtcatagggaaaatgtgcaaacgctacacagacatcacccgaggtcaggattgaacccaggtctctgatgctgtgaggcagcagatctatcagctgtaccactgtgccgccctttgatATGTTAGTTTGTATAAATTGGTGGGACAGAATTATATAGGGAAGAGCTAAATACATAATTATAATGATGTAATTTTCTGATAAGACTATGAGCATTGTGTATAATTTTGGTACTGTATCACAAAGAATATATTATCCTTTGGAGAAGCATTGCACATAGGTGTATATTCCCTTCAATATAGAAAAAGTTAATCTGATACACCCTTAAATATTTTTTCAAGATCTTAAATGGAATTGACAGGCTAGAGtgagagtccacaccaaccagcaatcccctcacattaataatatcctacacacactagggacaatttacacatacaccaagtgagcatagaaaaaaataggtgcaggagtaggccattcggcccttcgagccagcaccgccattcatgatcatggctaatcaaaaatcagtaccccattcctgatttttccccagatcccttgatttctttagtcctaagacctaaatctaactttctcttgaaaacatccacttaattggcctccactgccttctgtggctgggaattccacagattcacaattctctggatgaaaaagtttttcctcatcccagtcctaaatggtctgccccttattcttaaactgtgatccctggttccggactcccccaacatcgggaacatttttcctgcatctaacctgttcaatcctttaagaattttatatgtttctataagatcccctctcatccttctaaattccagtgaatacaagcccagtcgacccattctctcatcatatgtcagtcccgccatcccaggaattaatccagtgaacctacgctgcactccctcaatagctataatgtccttgctcaaattagatcaaaattgcacacaatactccaggtgtggtctcaccagggccctgtacaactgcagtaggacctccttgttcctaacacccaaatcctctcgcaatgaagcccaacatgccattagctttcttcactgcctgctgtacctgcatgcttatgtaCAGTGTGGACTTTGATGGGTCAAGTGACTTTATTTCTAGTTTAGTTCCAGTTTCACAGTGCATGAATTGCAGCATCATCTCCAGAATAAAATGTACTCAGGAATCTTTGAGAAGCTGCAGCATTGCAAATTCAGGTTGGGCAACACAAAGAAGTTATTGGTGGACTGGCAATAATCCTGGAAAAGATGTTGGGCATGAAGCTGTGGGAAAATAGTTTAATGAGGTCTGGCTCAGTAATATTAAATATCCCTCATCTTCATTACAAAATATGTGCAAACCTAGAATATCAGTATCGAGTAAACTTCCAACATTCTTCACCACCTCTACTCATGGATCAGTGCTGTTACATCTGTGCTGAAGGGAAAATGGAGAGCCATTCTGTTGAATAAGAGGAATCTGTAGGGGGAGTGTGAAATGGGAAGAAGCCTCTGTTCGTACAACACAAAGAAAGCTGGACGTTCAACCTATTTTGATGTGAGGAGAGGCATGGAAAAATACAATAGGGTTGaggtattaaagatagacacagtgctggaataattttgcagtcactcagcatctctggagataatagATAGGtgaatttcaggtcgggaccctgcttcagatttGGACTTGCTTCAGATGGTTACCATTCAGTGAAACTATGACTGAGGTATAAAATATAGAGCTGTCATGAGAAGCATCACAGGAAACCTGTGAATTTGTGAGAAAGATAGGCAGCGAATGGATGTGTAACCATATGTCGTTCTATTCTGAGCTCACTGATGCAATCGATATTTGACACAAATAGCATTCATGACTAAAACTTTTGGTGTACTTGAGAAAGAAACATTTTGCACTGTTTTATTCATGCTGCACACAATGATGGTTCACAGCACTTTTCAGTGCTAACATTTCCTGCTTGGCTGTGAAAAAGTTGACCTTGTTTTTATTTCCAACCTTGTCTCCCAGGGAGTTGGAAGAGTACCATGTGATCAACCTTGAGAGGCCAAAATTGtaggaaataattttaaaaagcaaGAGAACAAAACAGCAACTTGAGTAGAATAAGAGCGATGcatatttaaaaagaaaacatcCAGCACTTCCAGTTTAACACTGATCTAATGTGGATGAAGGTGGAGAAACCCAAATATTGGAGTTTGGTTAAAATTTAATCCTtagttttaaaaacaattttatcTAACTGTTCGAAAAAGGGTTACAAAATATGCTTGTAAAATACAGCAGAAATGTGAGATTAGAGCTGGTAGGGGCATGAATACTGAAATGTACTGGAGCATATTttgtagttgggagaaggtaagttTGTCCACTGCTTCTTGGCTGCAAATAAATAATGCTTTTCATATAAATAGTTTACTGCCACAAAATGTAATATTCAACTTAATTATGTAATTCTATCACCTGACTATTAGTTGCTGTTGCTGTTTTGACCTTAAAGATAGCAGAACTTGAAATGTGTCAATCCCTTTATGTGTGTGCATTTGTAGGTGATATCTCTTTATTCATACTTGTGCAACAATATTTTGTTAAACCATGTAACATTTATTCCCAGTTAATCAGAATAACAATCCCTTCCATCTACAAtacaatctgaatccctgcctatGGCTTACACATCCATGGGATACTTTGCTGTTGAGAGCAAAGCTTCCTGGAAGAATGCATCTCCATTTATATGATGGGAATCaatagagagggggggataagatTTACGTCTATGGAAAATCATGTTACGGACAATTTTCAAAGAAAGCAACTGCTCCATAGTGCAGAGGTACACTGTTCCGAACTCTGGCAAAGGCACCCAAGGTCTTGCCTGGAGTGATGGATCTACCACCGTATCACTATGGTGCCCTATTGGTCCCGGAGGCTTCCAGAGAGGAGAGAAAAGGAATGATTTTTCTTGGTCAGGGAGACCATTCTGCTTCCCAGGTTGTCTCCCATTTTTCATCTGCTTTACACATCTTATTCCACTCTTAATTTGCATTACATTCCATTGCTCATCACCctttgaacattgacctccattgGCTGTTGATCTAGCATGTATTATAATTCTATTTTATATTATAATTACAAAATTCTCATACTGGTTCCAACACATTCCTTGCCACATCCCTCTGTCAAGTCCTGTCTTTGAGTCGTagggagattcagcatggaaacatgccttcaATTCCAATCCCTTGATCTTCTCCGCTTTCAATCACTGGCCTGTTTCCAATATATCATTcatttttgaatatctttcattcattgttctttatctctccacatcactgtctatatctatagtttcccttacccctaaccagtctgaagaagggtctcaacctgaaaggtcacccattccttctctgcaaagatgcagcctgtcccactgagttactgcaggcttttgtgtctacagtttaaaccagcttctgcagtttctaccTACATCTTCAATCACTGCACCATTGGCAACCATCCTTTGGGTTGCTAACCCAGGATGTTTTTCCTGACGGCTCTCTGCCCCTCCAATTAGATTTGATTCCCAATAACACATCCctataacttttaaaaaaaaagactttgTGGTTTGGTGTCAAGTTTTCTTTTGCTACTTCTGCCGCAAAGTACTGCTAGGAATGTTTTACTAAATGGAAGGCAGTATATTAATGCAAATTATTAATGCTCCTCTTCCTCTTTGTCTCCTTTTGATTGCCATCCTTTTAAGGGATGCAATTCAGTTTTTCAATGTTTTGTAATAAAAGCTGTTGCCTAACAAAACTATCTTTTTAAGGGTCTACACTTCTGCCTTGAGAGGGGCCACGTTGCCATCTCCTTGCTGTGTGTGATATGCACTCAGCTCTACATGTATAAATCAAGCTGCAGAATGAGCATAGCAATCATTTTCAATGCTCTGCTTGTGTCCATCCTGGCAGCAGTACTGTGGAAGTATGTCAAGTTGTGGGAGCATGCCACTTCACTAGAGGAAGAATTGTTGCTCTCCCAGCAAACCCAAGAGTTGTCCCAAGTGAAGATTGACTACCATGCTGCCCTGCAAGCTCTTACGGAAAATGGCACTAGAATGGTTTGCACAGGGAAAATGCATACTGAGCGGGTCTGTCGGTTTGAGTCACTCTGCTATTCTACTGAGGCTGAAGAGTTTGTCTTCTTCCATGGCAATGCTTCTGTACTGCTACCAAACCTGGGCTCACGACGGTTCCAGCCTGCTCTGTTAGACCTGACTTCAGTAGAAGATCACACCGCACAATACTTCAATTTTGTGGAATTGCCTGTTGCTGCACTTAAGTTCATGCATAAGCCAGTCTTTGTGCCGGATGTTGCACTGATTATGAATCGGTTCAATCCAGACAACCTCATGCACATCTTTCATGACGATCTGCTCCCAATCTACTACACAATGCAGCAGTTCCCAGACTTGAATGAAGATTCGCGATTGGTCTTCATGGAAGGGTGGAATGAAGGGTTGCACTTTGAGCTGTACAAATTATTTAGCAACAAACAACCTCTTCTGAAGGAACAATTGAAAAATCTTGGAAGTTTGCTTTGCTTTACAAAGTCTTACGTTGGGTTGTCAAAAATGACAACTTGGTATCAATATGGTTTCATCCAACCTCAGGGACCAAAAGCAAATATTTTAGTATCTGGAAATGAAATTAGGCAATTCACACAATCACTTGTGGAAAAGTTAAACATTACTGCAGGCTCCAGTGGCGAAGAGTATATTGTGCTATTCAGTCGCACAATCAACAGGTTGATtttgaatgaagcagaattaatcCTAGGTCTAGCGCAGGAGTTTCAGATGAGGACCATTGCAGTGTCTTTAGATGATAATTCCTTTGGAGATCTTGTTAGGCTGATTAGCGGGGCCTCTATGTTGGTCAGCATGCATGGATCACAACTGGTGATGGCACTGTTTCTGCCCCGGGGTGGTGTGGTCGTTGAACTCTTCCCTTATGGAGTGAACCCAGAACATTACACGCCCTATAAAACCTTGGCATCTCTCCCGAGCATGGACCTTCAGTATGTTGCCTGGCAGAATACTAAGGAAGAGAATACTGTTACCTATCCCGACAGGCCCTGGGAACAAGGTGGAATTGCTCACCTTGAAAAGGCTGAGCAAGAACGCATAATAAAGAGCAAAGAGGTTCCTCGTCACCTGTGCTGCCGAAATGCCGAATGGCTCTTCCGTATTTATCAGGATACCCTGGTAGATATTCCATCTATGGTCACTGTAATTCATCAGTCGGTGATATCCAAACCACCTTTTGGGAAGCTTAAAGCAAGAAGTATAATACATCCTGGGAAAGTGAGAGATTCCGTGTGTCAAGCGTCTGTCCAGAGCGCCAGTGAGGCAAAGTTGTCGATCTACTGGCAAGTACCTTGGAATCTGAAGTACCTAAAAGTAAAGGATGTGAAGTATGAGGTTTGGATCCAGGAACAAGGTGAGAACACATACATGCCCTACATCTTGCCTCACCAGAACTACACATTTGTAGAAAACATTAAACCATTTACAACTTATTTGGTTTGGATAAGGTGCATCTTTAATAAAAACCTCCTCGGTCCATTTGCAGAGGCGCTGACTTGTAACACTTAAGGCAAGATTGCTGGGTGGGCAAGGAAGAAACATCCTGCACTACGTTGCGTGGCTCAAAAGTGTGTAATTCAATATTCTGTTAGCCCTGTAGTTGAAAGAGTGTGTAATGAATACAGAACTGATCTTAAATAACGAGTTATATTGGGGCTTTGTGCACAGTTGTGATCTGATGCATGAAACACAGTTCAAATGGCAACTGATCTAGTTGAAATGAAATTCGCTCTGGTTGTGATGGATCACACTAAAGAGTAGTATTAAGCATTTTGACTGGCTTTTAGTAGATGTTGGAAATGACTCGAAGGCATCCCAAATCAGAAGTTTGGTGTTGATGGTTCAACTGTGAACATTAATGGTGCCACTGCATATTGTATTACGTGATCACGTGGAATTGTGAGTGTTTAAAACCTCAAAGAAGccactgctggagtttagaaataatATCAGTTACCTTGGTCTTATGAATGACATTTATGTATTACGCACCAATTGAGCAAAATGGGAAAATAACAGCTAAAACGTTATCAACAATCGTGAGGCATAGCTGTTGAGAGTATCATGCATGGTTCATGTGATCCAAGCCACAGGCAATAAAGCATATGTGCCAGTGTGTAGATTAGGTAAAGTGAACCTGGTGGTTGAAATATTTTTGTGCATTTGTAAAACTTGTTTCGATCCAACAGCAATTCTCATTGTAACAACTTGTTCTCTCCAATTGCAAACAACTTCATTTCTGACTGGTGAAAACAATCAGTGGCTTGTGAAACTGTGACCACCAAATCCCAACCCATTTTCAGTTGCTAGGAAAGTACCTTCTTCAACCTTCCTGTTCGGAATCTTCATAGATTCTTTATTCCATGCACTGAAGGGACTTCGTggaacacaagatagacacatgtCTGTTGCCATCAGCTTTCAATTGAACATTTAATAAAAACTCCTGGTTCAGAAATTCTGTtcatggctttaaaaaaaaaaacagttttcaAACTACGATCGTTTAACCTTCTTTCAAATTACTGCAGCTTTGTGGAAAAATGGCTGCAACTGAACACGGGACATTGATGTAGTATGAAGATAAACATGTTGTCCAGGAACAGAGACCGCAGAGCTAGAATATGTGAGAGAGACTCATGAAAGTCACATTGTAGAAAACAGGAAGCCGCCTTCAAACTATTCCTGAAGCAGGATTTCACTCCAAAACATGGACTTGCACCTTTTGGCACCAAAGGTTTCCTCGAGCATTCTGTTTAAATTCAAGGTGTAATCTTAAttggctgtatctccaaactaacagAATTGTGCCCACACCACAGCTAAATATAATTCTAAAATCTTCACTTCTATGGTGTTTCCTTGCTCCACATGAATAATTACGTGTTTTATGTAGTAATGTAAGTGGATTAGGTGCAAATCTAGATTTGACAGATATATCTCCCTAGTCTGGTGCCTGCATTGGAAACCACAGAGCAGAgggtaagtttttttttttaaatccccaagATGGGCCAAAATACCATGTCTATTGCTGGAACATCTGTTGATGAAAGCCTATGATCCTCTGTGGTTTCAAATGTTTCATTGGCAAGCCATTCAGAACATCAACAGTCCATCACAACGTGACCTCCAACAGAATAGTCTTCAATAGGCTAATTGAtcttgtgggggaaaaaaaaatcatgtttggATACCAACAGAAATTTTCTGGTTTCCAAAGACTTGGCAGGTGACAAAGTGAATTGCATAGATTTCATTTATTATGACACATTTAGAATCAGCATATTTTCATTCTTATGAGGAAACTTGATGATAAATGG
This window contains:
- the pomgnt2 gene encoding protein O-linked-mannose beta-1,4-N-acetylglucosaminyltransferase 2; protein product: MYKSSCRMSIAIIFNALLVSILAAVLWKYVKLWEHATSLEEELLLSQQTQELSQVKIDYHAALQALTENGTRMVCTGKMHTERVCRFESLCYSTEAEEFVFFHGNASVLLPNLGSRRFQPALLDLTSVEDHTAQYFNFVELPVAALKFMHKPVFVPDVALIMNRFNPDNLMHIFHDDLLPIYYTMQQFPDLNEDSRLVFMEGWNEGLHFELYKLFSNKQPLLKEQLKNLGSLLCFTKSYVGLSKMTTWYQYGFIQPQGPKANILVSGNEIRQFTQSLVEKLNITAGSSGEEYIVLFSRTINRLILNEAELILGLAQEFQMRTIAVSLDDNSFGDLVRLISGASMLVSMHGSQLVMALFLPRGGVVVELFPYGVNPEHYTPYKTLASLPSMDLQYVAWQNTKEENTVTYPDRPWEQGGIAHLEKAEQERIIKSKEVPRHLCCRNAEWLFRIYQDTLVDIPSMVTVIHQSVISKPPFGKLKARSIIHPGKVRDSVCQASVQSASEAKLSIYWQVPWNLKYLKVKDVKYEVWIQEQGENTYMPYILPHQNYTFVENIKPFTTYLVWIRCIFNKNLLGPFAEALTCNT